Below is a window of Ciceribacter thiooxidans DNA.
AGCCGTAGGGGGTGCAGAAGTCGAGCGGCCGGTCCTCGCCGATCCCGCGCTCCCGCACGGACGGATTGTCCGGCAGATGGCGGCCCTGGATCGGAACGGTCGCGAGATCCGAGAGCGAGCCGTAAACCTTGTTCGTGCTCGCGAAGACGACCGGCGCCTTCCGTCCGGCTCTGCGCACGGCCTCGAGCACGTTGATCGTACCGCGGCCGTTCACCTCGAAATCTTCGAGCGGATCGGCGAGGCTCGTCGTCACGGCGGTCTGCGCGGCGAAATGAAAGACGGCGCCCGCCTCGGCGATCACCGGCATCAGCGCGTCGAGGTCGCGGACGTCGCAAAGCGCGGTGTGCACGCGCCGGCCGTAGCGGTCGCTCAGATCCTCGAGATTGCGGTCGACGCCCGGCCGGCTCAGATTGTCGACAATGACGACGTCACGGCCCTCGTCGAGGAAGCTTGCGGCGAGATTCGAGCCGATGAAGCCGCTGCCGCCGGTGATTACCACAGGCCGGATGCGGCCGCCGAGAGACGGTGCCGCGCGACCGTGGACGTCGGCCTGTCTTGTCGTCGCGTTCGGGTTTTCGCCCGTCATGATACCAGCCCCTTCTCCTGCAACTGGCGCTGCATCTCCTGGCTGCGATCGACGGCACTGCTGCCGCGAACCCATTCGACGAACGGTTCGAGGGCATTCTCCAACTTGAGCCGTGGCTCGAAACCGAGGAGTTCCTGCGCCTTGGAAATGTCGGCGAAGCAATGACGGATATCGCCGGCCCGAGCCCGTCCCAGGATCTCTGGCGTGGTTTCGGGGACCCCCATCGCGGATGCGAGCATGGCGGCGACGTCGGCGATGGCATAGGCATTGCCGCTGCCGATGTTGAAGACGTGTCCCGCGGCTGCGGGCTTTTCGAGAGCAAGGCGGAAGGCGCGGGCGACATCCTTCACATGCACGAAATCGCGGCGCTGCAGACCGTCCTCGAAAATCACCGGCGGTTGACCGTTGGCGAGCCGTGCGGCGAAGTTGACGAGGACGCCGGTATAGGGATTGGAGAGTGCCTGGCCGGCGCCGAAGACGTTGAACAGGCGCAGCGCCGTGGCGTCGATCCCGTAGGCACGGCCGAAGATCAGTACCGCCTGCTCCTGGAAATACTTGGTGAGCGCGTAGATCGAGGCGAGGCTTGCGGACTTCTCTTCGTCCGTCGGCACCGGCGTGAGCGGTTGCCCGTCGGGACCCGTCGGTTCCCAGTGCCCGAGGCGCATCGCTTCGGCGGAGCGCTGGATACGGTCGTGCCGGCGCCCTTGCTCGTCGACATAGAGACCCTCGCCGTAAATGCTCATCGACGAGGCGACGACGATCTTGCTGACGGGAGTGTCGATCAGTTCTTCCAGGAGGACGGCGGTTGCGAGATCGTTTCCACCGACATACCGGACGATCTCGTACATCGACTGCCCGACGCCGACTTCCGCGGCGAGGTGAACCACCGCCTCGATACCGACGAGGGCGTTTCTGACCGCGTCACGGTTCCGGATGTCGGCATATATAACCTCAACCTCCGCGGGAAGATCGATCGCCTCGTCGGTGTGGACCTGCTCGACGAGAGAATCGAGGACGCGCACGTCGTGCCCTTTTGCA
It encodes the following:
- a CDS encoding NAD-dependent epimerase/dehydratase family protein — translated: MSKILVTGGCGFIGRHVVAELLAKGHDVRVLDSLVEQVHTDEAIDLPAEVEVIYADIRNRDAVRNALVGIEAVVHLAAEVGVGQSMYEIVRYVGGNDLATAVLLEELIDTPVSKIVVASSMSIYGEGLYVDEQGRRHDRIQRSAEAMRLGHWEPTGPDGQPLTPVPTDEEKSASLASIYALTKYFQEQAVLIFGRAYGIDATALRLFNVFGAGQALSNPYTGVLVNFAARLANGQPPVIFEDGLQRRDFVHVKDVARAFRLALEKPAAAGHVFNIGSGNAYAIADVAAMLASAMGVPETTPEILGRARAGDIRHCFADISKAQELLGFEPRLKLENALEPFVEWVRGSSAVDRSQEMQRQLQEKGLVS